Proteins encoded in a region of the Mycolicibacterium neoaurum genome:
- a CDS encoding RND family transporter — MRRLAGFVVRWPLAVIGIWVALAVALPLAVPSLNEMAQRNPLSMLPGDAPSNIAARQMEEAFQEPGTDDLLLVVLTDEDGLGPEHEATYRKLVDALRDDQANVVMLQEFIGTPALRSTLTSKDNKSWVLPVGLAGALGTPQSYRSFEQVSDLIEQTTAGGPLEVHLAGPAATVADLTVAGENDRLPIEIAIAVLVLLVLLIVYRNPVTMLLPLAGIGMSLLIAQSSVAGLSELTGLGVSNQAMILLSAIIFGAGTDYAVFLISRYHDFVRKGEDSTDAVRAALGSVGKVITASAATVGLTFLAISFAEMGIFSTVGVSSAVGVFVAYLAAMTLLPALLTLVGPRGWIAPRKELTSRLWRRSGTRIVRRPWTHLVGSLLVLLLLAGLSGFATFNYDDRKSVADSEPSSLGYAALEKHFDINQSIPSYVLIHSDKDLRNPAALADLEQLAERITQLPDIQMVTGITRPLGSVPPEFRATYQAGIVGTRLADGAKMISDGSKDLNRLSSGANTLAGSLGDVRGQITDIAGSLKQMVDAFAALRGQYGGDKLVKNVDVAAKLVASINRLGNSMGVNLMATRDMFAWVPPVLAALHGNVVCDLDVSCSQTRIHLSRLAAARNDGTLDEIEDLAGQLESLQDRQSLNAALQQVGTAFTRLTKAMQAMGLDSPAGAEATLAQLQQGAERSASGSRQVADGVDQIVDQIQLMRSGLDQAAAFLLTMAENANSPAMSGFNIPPEVLQLEDFKAATKAYVSPDGHTARYLVFTKLDPFSPAAMDQVKVIEDAARGALPNTELSDASVSMGGYPVALADTRDYYQSDIRYIVVVTVIVVLIILMLLLRALIAPLYLVGSVVISYFAALGLGVLLFQVILDQQLHWSVPPLAFVVLVAVGADYNLLLVSRMRDEAPAGRFGIIRTLSSTGGVITAAGLIFAASMWGLLFSSIGTVVQGGFVIGIGILLDTFLVRTVTVPAMATLVGRANWWPSRLTARGSGNA; from the coding sequence GTGCGTCGGTTAGCCGGTTTTGTGGTGCGGTGGCCGCTGGCCGTCATCGGTATCTGGGTGGCGCTTGCGGTGGCATTGCCACTGGCCGTCCCGAGTCTCAACGAGATGGCGCAGCGCAATCCGCTGTCCATGCTGCCGGGTGACGCGCCGTCGAATATCGCCGCCCGCCAGATGGAGGAGGCATTCCAGGAGCCGGGCACCGACGACCTGCTGTTGGTCGTGCTGACCGACGAGGATGGTCTCGGTCCCGAGCACGAGGCGACGTATCGCAAGTTGGTCGACGCGCTGCGCGATGACCAGGCCAACGTCGTGATGCTGCAGGAATTCATCGGAACACCCGCTCTGCGTTCGACTTTGACCAGCAAGGACAACAAGTCCTGGGTGCTGCCGGTCGGTTTGGCCGGAGCGCTGGGCACCCCGCAGTCGTATCGGTCGTTCGAGCAGGTCTCCGACCTCATAGAGCAGACCACCGCGGGCGGCCCGCTGGAGGTACACCTGGCGGGGCCGGCCGCGACCGTGGCGGATCTGACCGTCGCAGGCGAGAACGACCGGCTGCCCATCGAGATCGCCATCGCCGTGCTGGTGCTGCTGGTGCTGCTCATCGTCTACCGCAACCCGGTGACGATGCTGCTGCCACTGGCCGGGATCGGTATGTCGTTGCTGATCGCCCAGTCCTCGGTGGCCGGGCTGTCCGAACTGACCGGTCTCGGGGTGTCCAACCAGGCGATGATCCTGCTCAGCGCCATCATCTTCGGCGCAGGCACCGATTACGCCGTCTTCCTGATCAGTCGCTATCACGATTTCGTACGCAAGGGTGAGGACTCGACCGACGCGGTCCGCGCGGCCCTCGGTTCGGTCGGCAAGGTCATCACGGCCTCGGCGGCCACCGTCGGCCTGACCTTCCTGGCGATCAGCTTCGCCGAGATGGGCATCTTCTCGACTGTCGGCGTGTCCTCGGCCGTCGGTGTCTTCGTGGCCTATCTGGCCGCGATGACGCTGCTTCCCGCGTTGCTGACACTCGTGGGCCCACGGGGCTGGATCGCGCCCCGCAAGGAGTTGACCTCGCGGTTGTGGCGCCGTTCGGGAACGCGCATCGTGCGGCGGCCGTGGACTCATCTGGTGGGCAGCCTGCTGGTGCTGCTCCTGCTGGCCGGGCTGTCCGGTTTCGCCACCTTCAACTATGACGACCGCAAGTCCGTGGCCGATTCGGAGCCGAGTTCGCTGGGCTACGCGGCGCTGGAGAAGCACTTCGACATCAACCAGTCGATCCCGTCCTATGTGCTGATCCACTCTGACAAGGACTTGCGCAACCCGGCCGCGTTGGCGGATCTGGAGCAGCTCGCCGAGCGCATCACCCAACTGCCCGATATCCAGATGGTCACCGGTATCACCCGACCGTTGGGGTCGGTACCGCCGGAGTTCCGGGCCACTTATCAGGCCGGCATCGTCGGTACCCGGCTCGCCGATGGCGCCAAGATGATCAGCGACGGCTCCAAGGACCTCAACCGGCTCTCCAGTGGGGCGAACACCCTGGCAGGCAGCCTCGGCGATGTCCGCGGGCAGATCACCGATATCGCAGGCAGTCTCAAGCAGATGGTCGACGCGTTCGCCGCCCTGCGCGGTCAGTACGGTGGCGACAAACTGGTCAAGAACGTCGATGTGGCGGCCAAGCTGGTGGCCAGCATCAACCGACTCGGCAACTCCATGGGCGTCAACCTGATGGCGACCAGGGACATGTTCGCCTGGGTGCCTCCGGTGTTGGCAGCCCTGCACGGCAACGTGGTCTGCGATCTGGATGTCTCGTGCAGCCAGACCCGCATCCACCTCTCCCGGCTGGCCGCGGCACGCAACGATGGCACGTTGGACGAGATCGAGGATCTGGCCGGTCAGTTGGAGTCGTTGCAGGATCGCCAGTCCCTCAATGCCGCACTGCAACAGGTCGGCACCGCATTCACCCGGTTGACCAAGGCCATGCAGGCGATGGGCCTGGACAGCCCGGCCGGCGCCGAGGCGACGCTGGCCCAGCTGCAGCAGGGTGCCGAGCGTTCGGCCAGCGGCAGCAGGCAGGTTGCCGACGGCGTGGACCAGATCGTCGACCAGATCCAGCTGATGCGCTCAGGGCTGGACCAGGCCGCGGCGTTCCTGCTGACCATGGCGGAGAATGCCAACTCGCCGGCGATGTCGGGGTTCAACATCCCGCCCGAGGTGCTGCAGCTGGAGGATTTCAAGGCGGCCACCAAGGCCTACGTGTCGCCGGACGGTCATACGGCGCGCTATCTGGTGTTCACCAAGCTCGACCCGTTCAGCCCGGCCGCGATGGATCAGGTCAAGGTCATCGAGGACGCCGCGCGCGGCGCCCTGCCGAACACCGAGCTGTCGGACGCCTCGGTGTCGATGGGCGGATACCCGGTGGCACTGGCCGACACCCGTGACTACTACCAGAGCGACATCCGCTACATCGTGGTCGTCACCGTGATCGTCGTGCTGATCATCCTCATGCTGCTCCTGCGCGCGCTGATCGCGCCGCTGTATCTGGTTGGTTCCGTGGTGATCTCGTACTTCGCCGCACTGGGACTCGGCGTGCTGCTGTTCCAGGTGATCCTCGATCAGCAGCTGCACTGGTCGGTGCCGCCACTGGCGTTCGTGGTGTTGGTGGCGGTCGGAGCCGACTACAACCTGCTGCTGGTGTCCCGGATGCGCGACGAGGCCCCGGCGGGCAGATTCGGCATCATCCGCACCCTCAGCTCGACCGGTGGTGTCATCACCGCTGCCGGTCTGATCTTCGCCGCGTCGATGTGGGGCCTGCTGTTCTCCAGCATCGGTACTGTGGTGCAGGGCGGGTTCGTCATCGGCATCGGCATTCTGCTGGACACCTTCCTGGTCCGGACCGTCACCGTGCCTGCCATGGCCACGTTGGTCGGCCGGGCGAACTGGTGGCCATCTCGACTCACGGCACGAGGGAGCGGTAACGCATGA
- a CDS encoding condensation domain-containing protein codes for MHIGKITIGTIDDWTPAPGVVTSWHPTSAAMAKARQAPVSTVPVSYMQGQHIRGVYEQAAKGLDYSRQIIATCEVPGICDIDAMNHALNSYLRRHDTYRSWFSYDGSGDIVRHTITDPADIEFEPVVHGEITTEDARKHIVDIPSPLEWGCFSFGIVQSADHFDFYASIDHVHGDAALIGITMLEAHGMYTSLTTTGQPMPLPEAGHFDDFCVQERERTAALTVDSPEVRAWIEFAENNNNSMPEFPLPLGDPSVPTIADMVGEMLLDAEQTARFDAACVAAGVRFVGGLYACTAMVEHELTGAATYYGLTPRDTRRTSDNFMTQGWFTGLVPLTVPIAATTFAEAAWSAQTSFDTGLELARVPYYRVLELAPWLDNPRPNFPVSNFLHGGAAPLNAVLAAAEMGYSNNIGIYSDGRFSYQLTVYVFRYDAGTAMAVMFPDNEVAQKSVTRYIATMKSVIEQVAETGDWGRFG; via the coding sequence TTGCACATCGGGAAGATCACGATCGGAACGATCGATGATTGGACGCCGGCCCCAGGTGTCGTGACGTCCTGGCATCCGACCAGCGCGGCGATGGCAAAGGCCCGCCAGGCGCCGGTCAGCACGGTCCCGGTCAGCTATATGCAGGGCCAGCACATCCGGGGCGTCTACGAGCAGGCCGCCAAGGGGCTGGACTACTCCCGGCAGATCATCGCCACCTGCGAGGTCCCGGGCATCTGCGATATCGACGCGATGAACCACGCCCTGAACTCCTATCTGCGCAGGCACGACACCTACCGCAGTTGGTTCTCCTATGACGGGTCCGGCGACATCGTGCGCCACACCATCACCGACCCGGCCGATATCGAGTTCGAACCCGTCGTCCACGGCGAGATCACCACCGAGGACGCCCGCAAACACATCGTGGACATCCCGTCGCCGCTGGAATGGGGGTGCTTCTCGTTCGGGATCGTGCAGAGCGCGGATCATTTCGATTTCTACGCCAGCATCGACCATGTCCACGGGGACGCCGCCCTGATCGGTATCACCATGCTCGAGGCGCACGGCATGTACACCTCGCTGACCACCACCGGTCAGCCCATGCCGTTGCCAGAAGCCGGTCACTTCGACGACTTCTGCGTACAGGAACGCGAACGTACCGCCGCGCTGACCGTCGACTCGCCCGAAGTCCGGGCCTGGATCGAGTTCGCCGAGAACAACAACAACAGCATGCCGGAGTTCCCGCTGCCGCTGGGCGATCCGTCGGTGCCGACGATCGCCGATATGGTCGGGGAGATGCTGCTCGATGCCGAGCAGACCGCCCGTTTCGACGCCGCCTGCGTCGCCGCCGGTGTCCGGTTCGTGGGTGGCCTGTACGCCTGTACAGCCATGGTCGAACATGAGCTGACCGGCGCGGCAACGTATTACGGTCTGACACCGCGCGACACCCGGCGGACCTCGGACAACTTCATGACGCAGGGCTGGTTCACCGGTCTGGTGCCGTTGACCGTGCCGATCGCCGCGACGACGTTCGCCGAGGCCGCGTGGTCGGCACAGACCTCCTTCGATACGGGTCTCGAGCTGGCCCGTGTCCCGTATTACCGGGTGCTTGAACTGGCGCCCTGGTTGGACAATCCGCGACCGAACTTCCCGGTGTCGAACTTCCTCCACGGTGGTGCCGCGCCCCTGAACGCCGTTCTTGCGGCGGCCGAGATGGGCTACTCGAACAACATCGGCATCTATTCCGACGGCCGGTTCTCCTATCAGTTGACGGTGTATGTGTTCCGCTACGACGCGGGCACCGCAATGGCGGTGATGTTCCCGGACAACGAGGTCGCCCAGAAGTCGGTCACCCGGTACATCGCAACGATGAAATCGGTGATCGAGCAGGTGGCGGAGACCGGTGACTGGGGTCGTTTTGGTTAA